The following are encoded together in the Anaerostipes caccae L1-92 genome:
- a CDS encoding formate--tetrahydrofolate ligase: MKTDIQIAQEAKLQPIREVAASLGISEDDLELYGKYKAKLSSGFMNEIKDREDGKLVLVTAINPTPAGEGKTTTSIGLAQGLTKLGKKTVAALREPSLGPCFGIKGGAAGGGYAQVVPMEDLNLHFTGDFHAITSANNLLAAMIDNHIQQGNALRIDTRDIVWKRCLDMNDRALRNIVVGLGRKVDGVVREDHFVITVASEIMAILCLANDMEDLKKRLGKIIVAYNMDKEPVTAAELNAVGAMAALLKDALKPNLIQTLEHTPAFVHGGPFANIAHGCNSVQATKMALKLSDITVTEAGFGADLGAEKFLDIKCPMAGLSPDAVVLVATVRALKYNGGVSKEDLGREDIDALSRGIVNLEKHISNLKQYGVPVVVTLNRFVTDTEAELDFIKHFCEERDCDFALSEVWEKGGDGGIELGKAVLRTLETKKSEYRPLYSYEDTSIEEKIETIATKIYGADNVIYAPAAARQKKQLTELGYGNLPVCMAKNQYSLSDDPKKLGRPENFDITIREIYVNAGAGFVVALTGDIMTMPGLPKKPAAEGIDVNEDGEITGLF; the protein is encoded by the coding sequence ATGAAAACAGACATTCAGATTGCACAGGAAGCAAAGTTACAGCCAATCAGGGAAGTAGCGGCGTCTCTTGGGATCAGTGAAGACGATCTTGAGCTGTACGGCAAATATAAAGCGAAGCTGTCTTCCGGATTCATGAACGAAATCAAGGATCGTGAGGACGGGAAGCTTGTACTTGTGACGGCGATCAATCCGACTCCGGCGGGAGAAGGAAAAACTACGACCAGCATTGGTCTCGCACAGGGACTCACAAAGCTCGGGAAGAAAACGGTGGCTGCGTTAAGAGAACCTTCTCTCGGACCGTGCTTCGGGATCAAAGGAGGTGCTGCCGGAGGCGGATATGCCCAGGTGGTGCCGATGGAAGACTTAAATCTTCACTTTACCGGTGACTTTCATGCCATCACTTCCGCAAATAATCTTTTGGCAGCCATGATTGACAATCATATTCAGCAGGGAAATGCACTGAGGATCGATACGAGAGACATCGTCTGGAAACGATGCCTGGATATGAATGACAGGGCACTGAGAAATATTGTCGTGGGATTGGGAAGAAAAGTGGACGGAGTTGTCCGTGAAGATCACTTTGTGATCACGGTGGCCTCCGAGATTATGGCAATTCTCTGCCTTGCAAATGACATGGAAGATCTGAAGAAACGTTTAGGCAAGATTATTGTTGCCTATAATATGGATAAAGAACCTGTGACAGCAGCGGAATTAAATGCTGTGGGAGCCATGGCGGCCCTCTTAAAGGATGCCTTAAAGCCGAACCTGATCCAGACGCTGGAACATACGCCGGCCTTTGTACACGGCGGTCCTTTTGCAAACATCGCTCATGGCTGCAACAGTGTCCAGGCTACGAAGATGGCTTTAAAGCTTTCCGACATCACTGTCACGGAAGCAGGATTCGGAGCGGACCTTGGAGCCGAGAAGTTTTTGGATATCAAATGTCCGATGGCAGGACTCTCTCCGGATGCGGTTGTCCTGGTAGCAACGGTCAGGGCTCTTAAATATAACGGCGGCGTTTCCAAAGAAGATCTGGGGAGGGAAGATATCGACGCCCTGAGCAGAGGTATTGTAAATCTGGAAAAGCATATTTCCAACCTGAAGCAGTATGGGGTGCCTGTGGTTGTCACACTGAACCGGTTTGTCACAGACACGGAGGCTGAGCTGGACTTTATCAAACATTTCTGCGAGGAGAGAGACTGTGATTTTGCCCTGTCAGAGGTATGGGAAAAAGGCGGAGACGGCGGCATTGAGCTTGGAAAGGCAGTTCTCAGGACGTTAGAGACGAAAAAAAGCGAGTACCGCCCGCTGTATTCTTACGAGGATACTTCCATTGAAGAGAAGATTGAGACGATCGCCACAAAGATTTATGGTGCGGACAATGTAATCTATGCACCGGCGGCAGCCAGACAGAAAAAGCAGCTTACGGAACTTGGCTACGGAAATCTTCCGGTCTGCATGGCGAAAAACCAGTATTCTTTATCTGATGACCCGAAAAAGCTTGGCCGTCCGGAAAATTTTGATATTACGATCCGCGAAATCTATGTAAATGCAGGAGCCGGATTTGTTGTAGCGCTGACCGGAGATATCATGACCATGCCGGGGCTTCCGAAAAAGCCGGCGGCAGAAGGCATTGACGTAAACGAAGACGGTGAGATCACCGGTTTATTCTAG
- a CDS encoding DNA translocase FtsK, producing the protein MAAKKRKRRNTARKKKKQKDFAGFYQEIAVLLSFAVCLFLFLSNFRLCGKVGNTVSSALFGVLGGVHYAAPIVILIMILLLISNQYSSISAKKSFFIVLLLCMTAAIWQMATDIRMSDAAVLYRYGSEHHAGGGVVGGVIASFLYKELGLAGSYVVVFFLTAISMILITERSLLSFVKRVAAFFAPERTSGKKTKTADKRKPKEKEDRQASGIKTPKLPDLKLKRREKQSKVLDDLTLMPEEPAKEPDKPFDLDEMIGQPDEEVLPEEPELKPGKRSFVNREKSEPEPIPEISIHPSALEEGDYVFPPVTLLKKGKKAGGNSQAELKKTALKLEQTLRNFGVNVTITDISCGPSVTRFELQPEQGVKVSKIVGLSDDIKLNLAAPDIRIEAPIPGKAAVGIEVPNKTNQVVMFRDLIENNDFKRFSSNIAFAVGKNLAGKVIISDIAKMPHLLIAGATGSGKSVCINTLIMSILYKASPNDVKLIMIDPKVVELSTYQGIPHLLIPVVTDPKQASSALNWAVMEMGDRYKKFADVNVRNLTGYNEKVKEMMEKGMEGEDFQPLPQIVIIVDELADLMMVAPGEVEDAIVRLSQLARAAGIHLIIATQRPSVNVITGLIKANVPSRIAFSVSSGVDSRTIIDMNGAEKLLGKGDMLFYPAGYQKPVRVQGAFISDEEVGRVVDFLKSQNIEDDYGSEIKEKIETASVKASVSADRDEYFEDAAKFIIDKDKASIASLQRIFKIGFNRAARLMDQLCEAGIVGEEEGTKPRKVLMSQEEFEQYKEEYL; encoded by the coding sequence ATGGCAGCAAAAAAAAGAAAGAGAAGAAACACAGCACGAAAGAAGAAAAAGCAAAAAGACTTTGCAGGGTTCTATCAGGAAATTGCGGTTCTGTTAAGTTTTGCAGTTTGTCTTTTTTTATTTTTGAGTAATTTCAGACTCTGCGGAAAAGTGGGAAACACGGTAAGTTCCGCGCTGTTCGGAGTGCTGGGCGGTGTTCACTATGCTGCTCCTATTGTTATATTGATCATGATCCTTCTGCTGATCTCCAATCAGTATAGCAGCATCTCGGCAAAGAAGTCTTTTTTTATTGTTCTGCTCCTGTGTATGACTGCGGCGATATGGCAGATGGCGACAGACATCCGTATGTCTGATGCAGCAGTGTTGTACCGGTACGGATCGGAACATCATGCGGGAGGCGGAGTGGTCGGAGGTGTCATCGCTTCTTTTCTGTATAAGGAGCTGGGACTGGCAGGAAGTTATGTTGTCGTATTTTTTTTGACAGCAATTTCTATGATACTGATTACTGAGAGATCACTGCTCTCCTTTGTAAAGCGTGTGGCAGCATTTTTTGCACCCGAACGGACTTCAGGAAAGAAGACCAAAACAGCTGATAAGAGAAAGCCAAAAGAAAAAGAGGACAGGCAGGCATCAGGAATCAAGACTCCAAAGCTTCCAGACTTAAAGCTGAAAAGGAGAGAGAAACAGTCAAAGGTACTGGATGACCTTACTCTGATGCCGGAAGAGCCGGCAAAAGAACCGGACAAGCCGTTTGATCTGGACGAGATGATCGGACAGCCCGATGAGGAAGTACTGCCGGAGGAGCCGGAGCTGAAGCCGGGCAAAAGATCTTTTGTGAACAGAGAGAAATCAGAGCCTGAACCTATACCGGAGATTTCCATACATCCTTCTGCGCTGGAGGAGGGAGATTATGTGTTTCCGCCGGTGACTCTGCTGAAAAAGGGAAAGAAGGCCGGAGGAAACAGTCAGGCAGAACTTAAAAAGACAGCCCTGAAGCTGGAGCAGACGCTGAGAAACTTCGGCGTCAATGTGACGATTACGGACATCAGCTGCGGGCCGTCTGTTACCAGGTTTGAACTTCAGCCGGAGCAGGGAGTAAAGGTCAGCAAGATCGTCGGGCTTTCCGATGATATTAAACTGAATCTGGCGGCCCCGGACATACGGATCGAAGCTCCGATTCCGGGAAAGGCAGCAGTGGGCATCGAAGTGCCGAATAAGACCAATCAGGTGGTCATGTTCCGGGATCTGATTGAAAATAATGACTTTAAACGCTTCTCTTCCAATATCGCGTTTGCGGTAGGAAAGAATCTGGCTGGCAAGGTGATTATCTCAGACATTGCAAAGATGCCGCACCTTTTGATTGCAGGTGCCACAGGTTCCGGGAAATCAGTGTGTATCAATACGCTGATCATGAGTATTTTATATAAAGCAAGTCCCAACGATGTGAAGCTGATCATGATCGATCCCAAAGTCGTGGAACTGAGTACATATCAGGGAATCCCGCATCTTCTCATCCCGGTGGTCACAGATCCCAAGCAGGCATCCAGCGCGCTTAACTGGGCAGTTATGGAGATGGGAGACCGCTATAAGAAGTTTGCGGACGTCAATGTAAGAAATCTGACCGGATATAATGAAAAAGTAAAAGAGATGATGGAAAAGGGAATGGAAGGTGAAGACTTCCAGCCGCTGCCTCAGATCGTCATTATTGTGGATGAGCTTGCGGACCTTATGATGGTTGCGCCGGGTGAGGTAGAGGATGCGATCGTAAGGCTTTCTCAGCTTGCCAGAGCGGCAGGCATCCATCTGATCATTGCCACCCAGAGACCATCTGTCAATGTCATCACAGGACTGATCAAGGCTAATGTCCCTTCAAGAATCGCATTTTCTGTGTCCTCCGGGGTGGATTCCCGCACGATCATTGACATGAACGGAGCAGAGAAGCTCTTAGGAAAAGGAGATATGCTCTTTTATCCGGCAGGATACCAGAAGCCGGTCCGGGTCCAGGGAGCATTTATCAGCGATGAGGAAGTGGGACGTGTCGTAGACTTCTTAAAGAGCCAGAACATAGAAGATGACTACGGCAGTGAGATCAAAGAAAAAATCGAGACGGCCAGTGTGAAGGCATCGGTTTCGGCAGACAGAGACGAATATTTTGAAGATGCGGCCAAATTTATCATAGATAAGGACAAAGCATCCATTGCAAGCCTTCAGAGGATTTTTAAGATCGGATTCAACAGGGCGGCAAGGTTGATGGACCAGCTCTGTGAAGCCGGGATCGTCGGAGAAGAGGAAGGCACAAAGCCCCGTAAGGTTCTTATGAGCCAGGAAGAATTTGAACAATACAAAGAGGAATATTTATAG